Proteins co-encoded in one Thermodesulfobacteriota bacterium genomic window:
- a CDS encoding twin-arginine translocase TatA/TatE family subunit, which produces MFGMGMSEILIILALALIVIGPKKLPDLARALGRGLTEFRRATDDLQRTIYREVHTPPEPERHRKELEKKRAQVQPGPPPGEGPEPPPAPPEAPNRDSGA; this is translated from the coding sequence TTGTTCGGAATGGGCATGTCCGAGATCCTCATCATCCTCGCCCTGGCCCTCATCGTGATCGGCCCGAAGAAGCTGCCGGATCTCGCCCGGGCGCTGGGGCGGGGGTTGACCGAGTTTCGCCGCGCCACCGACGACTTGCAGCGGACGATCTACCGCGAGGTCCACACCCCCCCCGAGCCCGAGCGCCACCGCAAGGAACTGGAGAAGAAACGCGCCCAGGTGCAGCCGGGCCCGCCCCCCGGGGAAGGGCCGGAGCCTCCCCCGGCTCCTCCGGAAGCGCCGAACCGGGACAGCGGGGCCTGA